The stretch of DNA TTCCCTGGCACAGATATGCTACAGAAACCACTATTGAAGCCTCAAGAAGATACTGGAAGACAAGGGACTTGTACTGGTATTTACCTTCCTATTATACTCCCTCAattccattttacctgtcttgtttactattcattggtcaaaccaactaaatctttgcttattttctttagtatttttcacttatttttaaatttgatttttgtgtttaatagtacttatgtagtttctaaatatatagactttatatactaatattatacttaacattatgaaaattgaattaaaaataactacagACAAGCCtggttaaccgaaccagacacataaaacgGGACGAAGGGAGTATTTGTTATCTCAATGAGGTTCCCTTTCATGAATCGCAATTAAGAATTTTTGTCATCTTGGAAATGCAGGGCAACAAAGTGAAGCTGAAGCTTCAGCAAGTACCTCTGGGGATACATTTGCAACGTGCCCATCTCCTTCTGATTTGGTGTGTAACCCTCATGAAGCCAACCAGCCAGTAACAGTTGGCAGTGAGCAGATCACTCCTTCTGATTTGGTGTGTAACCCTCATGAAGCCGACCAGCCAGTAACAGTTGGGAGTGAGCAGATCAGCCTTGTTGAACCCTTCTCTTGTGCGAGTGTTGATGCTAAGTTGCAAGCTTAAATGTGTGGGTGAATTGCAATCGTGTGAGATGATGTTTTCTCATTCGCTTCACAGCTACTCAGGAAAACCTTGAAAATAATGCTTGCTTGCTTGCTATGTTGTGAACAGAATAGTTGGAGCCATGATCATTGGTTGACTATATATCCTCTATCCTTGCATTACTTGTCTGGTTtgatttggtttggtttggatGAGAAAAGGGGGCAGAGTGATCTTTGCttgttcattttcattttttcaatgTTGAAAGTGAAGGAGCACCGCAATTCTAGTATAATAGTGTAATtagaaaatttgtaaataaaagtAGGCAATGGACTAACCTAACCTGAATTCAGCATAGAGTAGTGTATTGCAGATAATTTGAATATGTAATTGTTTGAGATGTTTTGCTTGTCCATTTTTTGATTGATTTACCAGTACAGTAATTTTCTTGTCTGCCTTGCAGCAGTTTGTGTGAGAAAAATGTATAGTTTCTTTCATTCAACAAGAGGAGGTTAAAGAGCTTCTTATAGTTATTGCTGCAGCATCACTCTCCTCCGATCCAATGACgtcagttttttattttttattttttattttatttaagttTATATCAGTTATTATGTACCTAAAATCTACAATTAACTTATTTTTACTTGTCCCGCGATGGCTTCGGTGATAAGTGATAACACGTTTGCCATCGTCAGTAGTTAAGTCTAAAGTTTCACCGATGTAGGAAGTCATTTGTTGGGGGTGGTACTAGCACCCCGGCGGTTGACATGAGGCCGGTCGGGAACTGCTCCGACTATTGGCCCCCGACTTTGACGAGAGAATGGTCGTTTTGTAGTTATTCAATTGTTTTTCCTGACTTTGTTTTTTGCTTGCAGTTTCATTTGCTCTAATTTACAATTAGTTTGGAACACTTAAAATTCTTTAGCTAATTACTTTCAAGCTTATTAATTGCATCCTATAAATTCCtcgtgggttcgacccttgcttAATTTCAATGTAGCACTGACTAAGCTAACCCATGACATTTTAATGCTTACtatgaattttaattatacaattattttattttatttttgatgtttaaaatttgttaaaatagtttttttggtaaaatatattaaatttaacaaatattgaaatttaaaaaaaaatattaaactttaTAACAAGGAGAGCATAGACCAATGAAATCATAAGATATAACAAGGAAATATATTTTAAGAAGGGCATTTTAGCACTATTTTTCTGTTGTTGAATAAGCTAGCTAGGAAGAAACCCATTTCTGAGAAGCTCTGTAGTCTGAATTGATTCATCAATGTGTTTTTAATGATCTGTGTCTTCATTTGAGGCATTCTCTTAACACAGGCATGATTTGCATCAACTTTTCCATAAATGAACTTCCTATACTAAACCAAAAGAGAACCTTCCATCACTGCAATAGCTTTCCCTTGCAGAAATACTCTTTGGTTCTCCTCATCTATACGCACATTCACCACACCACTTCTAGGTGATGCCTGAACCAAGCAAAGGACAAATCATTGTGTCAAACAAGAGCTGCTGGAATATAGCTCAATCGTGAGTTCATGTTCAAGTTTGTTGGGCAAAGgccggtaaagggccaagtccagcgaTTTGTGgctagggggattgttgggtggGGGCTAATAAAGGGTCAAAAGTCCAGtaccctgcctctcgaaaatgtgatggcggtctataaggaaataaagttgcgccttcgctactagctatagcttttggcgtagtggtagtggtaagcgtttgattcTGACGAAGTTCAAcctgtatgtatacatatatacttctAAAATTGAGAGAGAGCTTGTACCGCATAAGCAATAAAATCCCGTTTCCCTAGCATCTTATGCCAATAGGAAGCCAAGGCACAATGAGCACTTCCACAAACAGGATCCTGAAAGGAAAAAAAGTCAAGGGACTAGTTACCTACTAGTTTTACCAGAAAGCTTAGATTCTACAAGTTCATAGGGCAGCCATGTAAGTCTTATCTTTATAGTGAAAGAGAGAATATATATGGCCAGGTTGCATAAATATTAAGAGGTATATTTCTAGTGACAGTTATCTCAACTACCTCTAGAACTCCCAATTTGGGGGCAAAGAACCGACTATAAAAATCAAATCCAGATCCTGGAGAAGCAGGTCCTGTAACAATCACTCCCCTAAATGGGCATTTTTGTATCTCATTAAACTGTGGTTGTAATCCTGCAACAGCTTCCCCTGATGGAAGCACAACCTGCCAAAATATAAAACCAGAATAACTATCTTTAGTGGAAACTAAAGCTTGTCACTTGATTATTCCTTATCATGCAATTTCTCCTATTCACTTGTGAAATAGGAAGGATGATCTTCCTTTCACACAATCAACTCATATTGCTGAGAGTCAACCGCAAGAAGTATTGTAGATATGAAGTGCAACATAACAAAAATGAAACACGTACAAAGAGGTCATCCTTGTCAGTCTTATTGATCTCAACCACAGATGCTTTGTTAAAGTTCTTCAAGATTGGTGGAATCTCAGCATAGTTGGTCTCCAAGACATGGACAATTGGAAAATCTAACTCAACAAAGAAGCCTTCTTTCTTGTCTGGCACTCTTCTCGCAGTCAAAATCCCAGATAGGGTCAAGAACTCGATGATATCAGTTTTGACGAAACCATAAAGAAATAGGAAATATGCAGCTGCTAGTGTTGCATGTCCACATAGATCCATCTACAATCAGTTCAACATTTTGCAATCAAATCACATTATTGTCATATACTCATATTAAGTCAACAAATATCTGTCTCAAAGAGGACAAAGCGAATATGCCAATCTTATAAACCATACAAGAAATAAAGAAGTACTACTTCTTACATACTAATAAATAGACCAGCACAAAATTATTGAACATAGTCCAGCTAGAACATGCTTTAACCCTGAAGATACAAGAAAACTCAAGTTTTGGCTAAAGCTCCACCTAGCCAATAATTCTCATCTTACTCCCGGAGTAGTTCATTCTTCAAAACTCAACTTAATTACCAAGTTCTCAGAAGAGCAATTCACTCAGTATCTTCCATCAGaggttcaaatttcaaaataaactagttCAGCGTATTTAGCCCTTGTTTCTTTGAagtattttatcatattatcataatTTGCAGATGGAGATTTAACATTGATTTTGTCAGGGGAGAGGCCGGTGAAGGGGCAAATCTAGCAccttgcctctcgaaaatgtggtagcggtatataaaaaaagaaaataaagttacgcaTTTCCAGCAATAACTTTTCGCATAGTGGTAGGCCCTTGATCCTAACAATAGTATCAGAGCCAGGTCACAGGCAGTTAAGACTGGTCAGTGCTGGGAGGGAGGATTATGGCCAATTCCAACACCCTAAGTCTCGAGGGTGTAAAAAACTGTGCAGTTAAAATTAGCCCGTGCTGGGAGGGAGGATTATGTGACTTATTGGGCAGGGCTAAAAGCCCCGCCCCCTCTAGAAGGTTCAGTTCCAGCAAGAGCAAAAAAGTATACAATTAAGATTGTCCTGTGCTAGCACAGTGATAAGGTTTTCATCCTAACAAATTTGTCATTATGCATTTAAAGAGTGTAATGATTATTACACATTCAGTTAAACATTGAAATGCCATAATATCAAACAAACCGCAATAGCAAGTTTATCCATTGATTTGGGGAGTAAATGAAAGGCGGGTGGGATTGAGTGATTGACCTCGGTCACGGGAGTGAACCAGCGAAGACGGAATTTGGGATGGGGAGTGGCAGTACTATTGCCGGAATCGGAGAAGTGAGCGATTGGAGTTAGATAACAAGTCTCGGAGATGTTGAACTCCCGAGCAACAGCTTGTAGCCATTCATCGCTTCTGTCTTCCTCTAACAAACAAACAGCAGCGGGGTTTCCTTTGAAGGCCGAGTCTGTAAACGCATCCACCTGTCCACAAAATGAATCTGTGAAATGAAATGAATGCGGAGTAGGAGTAGGAGGGTAAGTAAAGATGGAAATTACAATACCACACAGTATTTCACAGGCTTCTTCGCCATTGAAGGCGGCCGGAGAGAAGAAATGCGACGCCGTAACGGTAAGACTAAACCGGATAGATGGAGAAGACGAGTGAGTTTACCAAATCAGATTTTTACAACATTTCAGTTTGAGGGGTCAACTCAATATCTTGCCCATGCCAAATTCCCTACCTCCTGGAGTCTGGACTGAATATTTAACTTCTTTAATTAAATGACATTTCTGAGTCAgttgtacccaaaaaaaaaaatcattttcttttcaatttactaacatgattttgatgattttgaaatttgtattaattttagTCCGTtaactaaataaacaaaaaaaaaatcttctttttttcttctaaaaaaaaaaagaagaagaagaagtaaaaTGTGTGCCATATTgtcaattctttttctttttttttttttccttcaggACAGACAACAATActaaattttatcttttttggTATCATGTCTTTTAggcaattttcaattttaattcaaAACTTTTAGGTCTCATTTGCTAATTAAAGAATTTCTTTACTTTTAGGTCTCATTTGCGTGTTCGATTCACGTCGGGTTCAATATTCCCCAAACAATGTGGATCCAAAATCTTTTTTCCAGGACCTACTTTTTCGGCCCATGTTGTGTCTCTCTGGACAATTTGTTGGGCTTGAAATCAGCCCACTTCTCCTgtctttaaaaaacaaaaaggaataagaAATTATAgataatttatatcatggatcaaggCTCACATTTATTACATTTAtgacacattatatatttacttattttaaaaatatgatttaggtgcataatttgtgttcataggcacaaaATTATAAACACAAAACCACATCATCACAATTAtgtaattacatatttattcaacAAACTGAAAATAATCATCCAATTTAGAAGCCTAGGCAATTTCTCTTCCTAAATTTGATCTTTTCTGGAACCATCCTGGTACGAATAGCATTTATTTAGGTTCAAAcaattaggatttttttttcaaaaaaacaaaaaacaaaaaacttgtTCAATAAactcataactttttttttttaacaaaccaAATTAATCAAAGAACGAATACAACTCTAAGGAAATCCTCCCAAGAACAAAAATCAGTGTTGGAATGTGCCGCTCGAGCTAGAGAATGAGCCAACACATTTACTAACATTTCAACAAATCTAACGGCACAAGCTTGAAAGTTAAAAAAGAATACAACGATTGCCTCTAACGACATTATTTGTATACGAAAAGACACAACAGGAGTCGTTGAAGAGACTAACAACCATTTGATAGTCCAAATGAATGCAAACTTTGTTCCATTGTTTCTCCTTTAGTGACGATAGGGCTTCTTTGATAGCAAGTGCTTTGGCAAAGTGAGCCTTGTTAACGGGGCTCAACGTGCCTGAAATGGCAACCAAAAACTCGTTCCTATGAACAACAGCACCAAATGTAACACTACCCATTCAGAACGAATGCATCTACATTACGGTATATCCAATTTGCATTCGTATGAAAACTGTCATGAGCAACTTGAGAGGGAATAGAATTCTTGTTGGCCTTTTGAAACTCAGTCCACAATTACCATTCATTGATGAGAGAGGTGATTTTAGTTTTGATAAGATTGATATTTCACACCTTACTGTTCCAAACTATATCATTTCTGCTGGTCCAAATAGCCCAAAGGAGAACTGCCACCTTGATGATGCATTCTCCGCTGATCTGGGTGGTTGATAAGGATCTTCGAAATGAGCCTTATATCTCGGTCGTTGATATGTTCCTAGATGAGCTGCAAGTTCCAGTTAGCAGTGGGGTCATCAATAAGATCAGAGACTTTATTAAGAGATTGCAATTCTAATGAAGAGGAAGTGATAAAAAGATTTGTTGTATCCGGGAGCCAAGGTTGgttaaaaatgtcaatagaCTTGCCATCTCCAATTCGAATAGAACAACCATAGCTTTGAGCTGCCAAGATGGATCGCCCGCAGAAGCTTGGGTTAGAGCTAATTTTTGCTTGGAAGAAATTGTcttaggccttcctcaataatGACCAGTTTTTAAGAGATTTTGCAAGTGTgactaggaaagagaaaatgagagtggagaaaaaaaaacaaaaaattgaaataaaataaaataaaatatttttacgcGCCTGCGAAAATTGCGCCTCACGCG from Ipomoea triloba cultivar NCNSP0323 chromosome 7, ASM357664v1 encodes:
- the LOC116025205 gene encoding uncharacterized protein LOC116025205, producing the protein MATPEVLQGEDLIFSALFDNPKGENVKSRGFAIEKKIELLENLAGKVSNRRSRRWLNDRLLMELVPRLNAEEIRGLFAPPPFGDDVPLSPFCMTNLGEWDKFRNIDMDKEATMMKALESSVSKRKSCTNNGKAAVLTAWHRVDCRTREALRRNFLPELINNYEECLQTFIKESGDGDVLDLSVQDPFHRLLLHGVCEVDAFTDSAFKGNPAAVCLLEEDRSDEWLQAVAREFNISETCYLTPIAHFSDSGNSTATPHPKFRLRWFTPVTEMDLCGHATLAAAYFLFLYGFVKTDIIEFLTLSGILTARRVPDKKEGFFVELDFPIVHVLETNYAEIPPILKNFNKASVVEINKTDKDDLFVVLPSGEAVAGLQPQFNEIQKCPFRGVIVTGPASPGSGFDFYSRFFAPKLGVLEDPVCGSAHCALASYWHKMLGKRDFIAYAASPRSGVVNVRIDEENQRVFLQGKAIAVMEGSLLV